One Arachis hypogaea cultivar Tifrunner chromosome 18, arahy.Tifrunner.gnm2.J5K5, whole genome shotgun sequence genomic window, gtcaagaacttgctataattaattatgaaaataatAGCAAGTTATAAAATCAcgtgtgaaaaaaataaaattaaaactgaaatttcatactACAGttatatacaaatttaataataaaaaatagagtgataaaatgataaaaaaaaatacctagAAGGAATATATGCAGTAGATTGTTCAGATGCAATATTGtctgaaaatgaaaatgatggtGGAGGATCAATACTTCCATCAGATGAATCATTAGGTGAAAATGGTGAGGTTTGAAACATTGCGTGAAAATGATGGTGGAATGATGGTGGAAGGCCAGTGCTTCGGTGAAGGGTCAGTATTTTTCACAAAgtcaaaaagattttttttgttttgaaattaatttttttttaagaaagtgGTAGAAAGACTTATTAAGAAGCAgagaagtcatatatttctacttcttCAAAAAGCTGTAAATTAACTTTTTAGGAAGTTAAAAGCTTTTTTTAAGATGATCCCAAACACGCAGATTGTGACTTTtcataatccaaaaaaaaaaaaaaaaaatagcttctGCTGCTTCCTAAACGGGCTCTAAATGTACTTGAGATGCCTAGTCCCACTGAACAGGCCTTAGTCCATAACCCTGTTAAAATGGAACCTGGCTCTCATAAAAAGAAGGGATATTTATGATTTAATTTTATGTGTGAGTGGTTTTATTTATGACTGCTGAAATTTGGATTTCAATGCTTCAATGACAGCTGAGAAATCCTCATCACTAAGGCCATGGGACTTTGCAACCTTGTATAACTCATTAGCAGCTGCTGCAATTGGAGTAGATTGGGATACAGACTCTGCTAACCCCAGTGCAAGTCTCAAATCCTGTCACCGTTAAAACGCAATTAGTTTCTGTTAAAAACTTGAAAGATAATAGGAATTTAACATACTCATTAATGCACCTTCTGCTGATGCTTTAGAGGGAATGCAGTAGGGTAAAGCGATTGTATCATAGATGGGCCTTTGGTTGAGTACATTGGAGCACTGATTGCACCCTGTGAAACTACCTGCAAAATTTCCATTTGTGTTTAATACTATGCTAAACATTTATGTACCTTTACCTATCggcttaaatttttatataagttGTTTCATGACACTTAACACCATCTTTCTTTCACGAGAGAAACAAACAATTCAAAATTTACATCAGAGGAATAACGTGCAAGAATTACtaggaatcagagaagagaaagctCAACAAAAGTCACATCATCATATTTATATTTCATAGCTACTTTGGCATTGAAATAGGGGCATTTTATTAGATTTATTGGTGCCATGATTTctttcagcatcatcatcattcacatgCAGCTAATAATGTAGGAAGACAaatgaatcaaatttttgaaatatcaGGAATGAAATTTGCAGCAACCCAGAGCAACGAAAGACTTCAAGACGAAACGAGCAACAAATCCATGTACAATTACAATGGTAATTATTTCGTTTAGTGGTAAATACCTCGACTAGTACTTTTGGATCCAACCCAACTTTCTCGCTGAGAAGTAAGCCTTCAGAAAAGGACGCCATCATACTATATGAAGAAATGGTAGTGTCACATACACATTAACAATCATACAAGAAAAAACAGCAGCAAAGTAGCAAGAGACAAGTTGTAAAAACCTGCCCATGATCATATTGACAACGAGTTTCATTGCAGCTCCATTTCCAACATCCCCGAGGTAAAATTTCGACTACATAGAAGCATGAAGAAACCATATGTCAAATAAGACTCTCATCCCCCAGAAAGATCAGGGAAATTTTCTTCctataaaagaaaaacaatgaaGGGCTATACATACTTTCCCCATGATGTCCAAGAGAGGAGCAACCGTTTCATAAAGATTTCTGTCACCTGCAATATCAAATAAATTGCTTCAGTTTCTTTATCTGAAAGTGCCACCAACTCTGCCATGAAATGGAGCCTGAATTCCTTCACCTGCTGTAAGAAATATCAATTGTCCATCTTCTGCTGGCTTTTTGGAACCTGAAACTGGAGCCTGTGGATACACAGAAATGGATTTCACAAGTATTACTACATGCAATGAAGTAATGTGTATCCTGATTACACAACACTTGGTGTTTGACAAAGGAAAATGTGAATGCACCTCCAAAAATAATGCTCCAGTAGCTTTGATGCGCTCACTAATCAATTTTGAAGTATCAACATCAACCGTTGAAACATCCACATAGCTGAAAATGTTTAAGATATTATTAAGCTTGCAATCATATTGAGGAAGTACAATACAGCACACGCCATTAATTTTAATTTGCATGTGATCTTTGTACACTCAAATAATAATTATTGGCAACTATTACTATGAATAGAGTACCCTTTTCCTAGAGCCATTCCATTTGCAGCTCCATGGTTGCCACAAGCAACTTCAATCTAACATGAGGGGATGAACAATAAGCGAGAATTCTGAAGAAAGATATATGCATTGGTGAAATTAGATAGAGTGAGATAAACGCACGGCACTGTGAGGATCAGCAAGCATGGCAAATGTGAGGTCGCAAGATGCTGCTACTTCCTCAGGAGAAGACAAATATCTGCAGAAACAACGATTGGTATGAAATGAATACGATCAAAGGGGAACCGAGcagtagttagttagttggttactTGGCTCC contains:
- the LOC112771285 gene encoding glyoxylate/succinic semialdehyde reductase 2, chloroplastic isoform X1, whose translation is MTMRCLMNCFFGVPTNAMAATRSSSLWGIPFTLNFNNNNNHFSSNSRSLSYISNSTSSPAPRVGFLGIGIMGSPMAHNLLKAGVDLTLWNRTKSKCDPLISLGAKYLSSPEEVAASCDLTFAMLADPHSAIEVACGNHGAANGMALGKGYVDVSTVDVDTSKLISERIKATGALFLEVHSHFPLSNTKCCVIRIHITSQAPVSGSKKPAEDGQLIFLTAGDRNLYETVAPLLDIMGKSKFYLGDVGNGAAMKLVVNMIMGSMMASFSEGLLLSEKVGLDPKVLVEVVSQGAISAPMYSTKGPSMIQSLYPTAFPLKHQQKDLRLALGLAESVSQSTPIAAAANELYKVAKSHGLSDEDFSAVIEALKSKFQQS
- the LOC112771285 gene encoding glyoxylate/succinic semialdehyde reductase 2, chloroplastic isoform X2, with translation MTMRCLMNCFFGVPTNAMAATRSSSLWGIPFTLNFNNNNNHFSSNSRSLSYISNSTSSPAPRVGFLGIGIMGSPMAHNLLKAGVDLTLWNRTKSKCDPLISLGAKYLSSPEEVAASCDLTFAMLADPHSAIEVACGNHGAANGMALGKGYVDVSTVDVDTSKLISERIKATGALFLEAPVSGSKKPAEDGQLIFLTAGDRNLYETVAPLLDIMGKSKFYLGDVGNGAAMKLVVNMIMGSMMASFSEGLLLSEKVGLDPKVLVEVVSQGAISAPMYSTKGPSMIQSLYPTAFPLKHQQKDLRLALGLAESVSQSTPIAAAANELYKVAKSHGLSDEDFSAVIEALKSKFQQS